From one Tetragenococcus osmophilus genomic stretch:
- a CDS encoding PfkB family carbohydrate kinase, with translation MKKIADRASEIFSLKQAPLVHCITNDVSIETVANTLLYINAQPIMTNDVREFSELFKHTSSLLLNLGSLSKEKESALLMAAKKAKAKKKPFVLDIVGVTSAPIAFYLSQQLEKYKPNILKGNVSELRAFCGLKVSGRGVDSSEFDQTEEGMEELVKALKQQDSSITYLATGKKDLIVSKDETWVMENGVKKLQQFTGSGDLLGALIAALLGEGFDNLSAAIFALSYLNICGEHANKKLTSSNGLADFRHETLNQLSLLSVTNDNWFNQVKGRKQ, from the coding sequence ATGAAAAAAATTGCAGATAGGGCTAGCGAAATTTTTTCGTTAAAGCAAGCACCATTAGTTCATTGCATTACAAATGATGTTTCTATAGAGACCGTCGCTAACACATTACTATATATTAATGCACAACCTATTATGACCAATGATGTAAGAGAGTTTTCTGAACTTTTTAAACATACAAGTAGTTTATTACTAAATCTTGGAAGCTTATCAAAGGAAAAGGAAAGCGCGCTTTTGATGGCTGCAAAAAAGGCTAAAGCAAAAAAGAAACCTTTTGTTCTTGATATAGTAGGAGTGACAAGCGCTCCTATTGCCTTTTACTTGTCACAACAGTTAGAAAAATACAAACCTAATATTTTAAAAGGTAATGTTTCGGAACTACGCGCGTTTTGTGGTCTTAAAGTAAGCGGGAGAGGCGTTGATAGTAGTGAATTTGATCAAACGGAAGAAGGAATGGAAGAGTTAGTCAAGGCTTTAAAACAGCAAGATTCATCAATTACCTATCTTGCTACGGGAAAAAAAGATCTGATTGTTTCAAAAGATGAAACGTGGGTCATGGAAAATGGCGTGAAAAAACTCCAACAATTTACCGGAAGTGGTGACCTCCTAGGTGCGCTGATTGCAGCTTTATTAGGGGAGGGGTTTGATAATTTATCAGCAGCTATATTTGCTCTTAGTTATTTAAACATTTGTGGTGAGCATGCTAATAAAAAATTAACATCATCTAATGGGCTGGCAGATTTTCGTCATGAAACTTTAAATCAGTTGTCTCTTTTATCTGTAACGAATGATAATTGGTTTAACCAGGTGAAAGGAAGAAAGCAATGA
- the thiT gene encoding energy-coupled thiamine transporter ThiT, translating into MRSNINVWVEGTIIAALSILLSFLPTGMGTTFTVSLGQIPMIVYALRRGTKPALFAGIIWGFLHFPLGQVIYLSIAQVLIEYIVAYPFAGLAGLFAARLHRALDRKNDGQARVAIVSACLVGTFARFFWHFVAGYIFWGQYAMWGLSPVIYSLVINGTSALLTTFAAIVILLILEKVFPRLFTPKDQMSVSNY; encoded by the coding sequence ATGCGTTCAAACATAAATGTTTGGGTGGAAGGCACTATTATTGCAGCTTTAAGTATTTTGTTATCCTTTTTGCCTACTGGGATGGGGACAACTTTTACTGTATCTTTAGGGCAAATTCCTATGATTGTATATGCATTACGTCGTGGGACCAAGCCTGCGTTATTTGCGGGAATTATTTGGGGATTCTTACATTTTCCATTAGGACAAGTTATTTATTTAAGTATCGCACAAGTTTTGATTGAATACATTGTAGCTTACCCATTTGCTGGTCTTGCCGGTCTTTTTGCTGCTAGGTTACATCGAGCTCTTGATAGAAAAAATGATGGACAAGCTCGGGTGGCCATTGTTAGTGCCTGTTTAGTTGGTACATTTGCGCGTTTTTTCTGGCATTTTGTTGCTGGTTATATTTTTTGGGGACAGTATGCAATGTGGGGACTTTCCCCGGTGATTTATTCATTAGTAATTAACGGCACAAGCGCGTTGTTGACTACTTTTGCTGCGATCGTTATTTTGTTGATTTTAGAAAAAGTGTTTCCAAGACTTTTTACACCTAAAGATCAAATGTCTGTAAGTAACTATTAG
- a CDS encoding histidine phosphatase family protein, producing the protein MMKNLFIKSSIALSLVMVLAGCQSEESSQANQSTESTEVSQAQDSDELTLYIVRHGKTMLNTTDRVQGWSDAVLTPAGEEVVTDAGIGLKGVDFQGAYSSDSGRAIQTADMILDENDQSEDIEVQKDNGLREFNFGTYEGDLNDSMWQDVADEQGVTLEEFQANMDPEVFADSVAKLDKEQIAEEGVEEEVNWPAEDYETITDRLTESLDQIVTDETQENGSGNVLIASHGLSITALLDTLFDDFEAPEDGLENASVNIIKYKDGDYSLETANDMSYVEKGQEEAQ; encoded by the coding sequence ATGATGAAAAATTTATTTATAAAAAGTAGCATTGCATTATCTTTAGTTATGGTGCTAGCAGGTTGTCAAAGTGAAGAAAGTAGCCAAGCAAATCAAAGCACAGAATCTACAGAAGTAAGCCAAGCGCAAGATAGCGATGAATTAACATTGTATATTGTTCGTCACGGAAAAACGATGTTAAATACAACAGACCGAGTACAAGGTTGGTCAGATGCAGTGCTGACACCGGCTGGAGAAGAAGTTGTTACAGATGCTGGCATTGGACTAAAAGGTGTGGATTTTCAAGGGGCTTATTCAAGTGATAGTGGGCGAGCCATTCAAACAGCAGATATGATTTTAGATGAAAATGATCAATCTGAAGACATAGAAGTGCAAAAGGATAACGGCCTAAGAGAATTTAATTTTGGTACTTATGAAGGCGATTTAAATGATTCGATGTGGCAAGATGTGGCAGATGAACAAGGGGTGACCTTAGAAGAGTTTCAAGCTAATATGGATCCAGAAGTATTTGCTGATAGTGTAGCGAAGTTAGATAAAGAACAAATAGCCGAAGAAGGCGTTGAAGAAGAAGTCAATTGGCCTGCAGAAGATTATGAAACGATCACGGATCGTTTGACAGAAAGTTTAGACCAAATTGTAACAGATGAGACACAAGAAAATGGATCAGGTAATGTGTTAATTGCTTCCCATGGTTTAAGTATTACTGCATTGTTAGATACATTATTTGACGATTTTGAAGCTCCAGAAGATGGTTTAGAAAATGCAAGTGTCAATATTATTAAATATAAAGATGGCGATTATTCATTGGAAACAGCAAACGATATGAGTTATGTTGAAAAAGGACAAGAAGAAGCACAATAA